In Anaerolineales bacterium, a single window of DNA contains:
- a CDS encoding LacI family DNA-binding transcriptional regulator, with product MLIEEVAKLSGVSRSTVSRVINNDPHVKESTRARVLEVIRQVNFRPNAVARGLASGRTRIIGLIFPTAQSSLFTDPYYPGLVQGITAACNASDYSVMLWLASQEQERSKINQVASNSILDGVIIASYLIDDPILESLTKSKVPFLLIGRHPSKSDLNYIDSDNMRGAREAVVYLLQLGRRRIATITGPKNMIAGIDRQEGYERAFRERGLTPDPELVVEGDFTESGGYNAMMRLIPRTPDAVFVASDAMALGALRALNEAGQRVPEDVALVGFDDLPSAAHLDPPLTTVRQNIQRMGQLAAETLIQIIAEGAAPPHRLVLPTELVIRASTG from the coding sequence ATGCTGATCGAAGAGGTCGCCAAACTCAGCGGGGTATCGAGATCGACAGTATCACGTGTGATCAACAACGACCCCCACGTCAAGGAGTCCACCCGAGCCCGGGTGCTTGAGGTTATCCGCCAGGTGAACTTCCGGCCCAACGCGGTGGCGCGCGGGCTGGCCTCCGGCCGGACGAGAATCATTGGGCTGATCTTCCCCACCGCCCAATCCTCCCTGTTCACCGATCCGTACTACCCCGGCCTGGTGCAAGGCATCACCGCGGCCTGCAACGCCAGCGATTATTCCGTGATGCTGTGGCTGGCGAGCCAAGAGCAGGAGCGCTCGAAGATCAACCAAGTGGCCTCCAACAGCATCCTCGACGGCGTGATCATCGCCTCCTATCTGATTGACGACCCGATCCTGGAATCCCTAACCAAATCGAAGGTCCCCTTTCTGCTGATCGGGCGGCATCCTTCCAAGAGCGACCTGAACTACATCGATTCCGACAACATGCGCGGCGCGCGCGAAGCGGTGGTGTACCTGTTGCAGCTGGGTCGGCGGCGGATCGCCACCATCACCGGGCCGAAGAACATGATCGCCGGCATCGACCGCCAGGAAGGGTACGAACGGGCCTTCCGCGAACGCGGACTGACCCCCGATCCGGAGCTGGTCGTGGAGGGCGATTTCACCGAAAGCGGCGGATACAACGCCATGATGCGCCTGATCCCCCGCACCCCGGACGCGGTGTTCGTCGCCAGCGACGCGATGGCGCTCGGCGCGCTGCGGGCGCTGAACGAAGCCGGCCAGCGGGTGCCGGAGGACGTGGCCCTGGTCGGGTTCGACGACTTGCCCTCGGCCGCCCACCTGGATCCGCCGCTGACCACCGTGCGCCAGAACATCCAGCGCATGGGGCAGTTGGCCGCCGAGACCCTGATCCAAATCATCGCCGAAGGGGCGGCGCCGCCGCACCGGCTGGTGCTGCCCACGGAACTGGTCATCCGCGCCTCGACGGGTTGA